In Dermacentor variabilis isolate Ectoservices chromosome 1, ASM5094787v1, whole genome shotgun sequence, the genomic stretch GGTCATGAGTGATCAGGAGAAATGTAATGCTGACTAAGATAAATATAACCAAAGAGTCCGTGCGAGTCGCTTTTTCGGGATCTTGTCAGAGGCTTATTCCGGAATCCCAAGAAGCAAATTTCGGACAAATTTTGGGCGTATATAGGTGTCGGCTGGTGCATGTTGCTGTTTTCGCGTCGTAGTTAAGAAGATGCTGCGTTTGGTCACGCTCGATCGAAGCATAATGCAAGCAAGATGAAAGCAAACATCAAGAACCATGACATTCACAACGGTGTAACGCGCCGGTAAAAAGCGCCTTGTATGGTATGCGATGTAAAAACCAGGGAACTTATTCACGAAAACTTCTTACTCCATAACTATTAAGAAAAAATTCAAGGGAATCCTGATGGCGGACATATTATTAGCTAAGGCGGCCGGCAAATGCCAAAGAGCATTTACAAATGAAAAGCTTTATGAATACGAAGCTTATGACTACACTAGAATCTGAtcaaaaagattttaaaaaataattcCGCTTAAGGTACTACACACCACGTGAAAAAGTATTTGAGTATATCTATGGAGTACTACACACTAAATTCAGGGCCTCTATAAGGGAgcgattcctttcgctcgattccaTTCGTTTCTTCGCAATACGTAGCTCATGGCGGGCTAATCACGACGATCGGCCGGTTTCTTAACTCTCCTTGAATGTTTCAACGTTTCTTAACTAGAACGTTGGTCGCTACTAGCGCACAACGTCAATAATGGTGAACAGGGACGCACAAATTATGGGAAAGAAACGATCAAATATTAAACTAATTAAGCTGCACCTGTATTCCTGTTGCTTTTTGTAGTGCCGTCCCGTTACGCGCTATTTTAATATGGTTCTCATATTAAATTATGGCTGTATGTAATCGATATCATAAGAGTCTGTACATGCCGCCGTCTCAAACTATAAATTTGGTCTTTCTTTAGCAGATAGATTGGCGTTCCTGCAGCCACATATCTGGTACTGCTCCTCGCATGTCTGAAGACAATAATGAATTTCATTAGTTTCCCCGCACGCATCAATGTCATGCCCTCTCATTTTGTACAATGCTTTATGTAAGTGAACCTTCTATCACGCCATTTGTCTGCAAAAAGCCTGAAAGTTGGAAGATGGCTGTCGACTAATTATTGTTAAAGCAAATAATTAAAGTACAGCTGTCAACctttctaaaaaaattaaattatggggtttaacgtgccaaaaccactttctgattatgaggcacgccgtagtgggggactccggaaatttcgaccacctggggttctttaacgtgcacctaaatctaagtacacgtgtgttttcgcatttcgcccccatcgaaatgcggccgccgcggccgggattcgatcccgcgacctcgtgcacagcagcccaacaccatagccactgagcaaccacggcttttttttttttctttattgccgacttcaacacgtcagtttacaaaatcagtccgcgcgaagaacacaacacgtatgctaaaaatacgtcaccctcacttggggttacgtgatgagattaaaattcacgcatgtgtagcaaagcttccattcttggaagccactcaggcactgggtcttgtatcttgtatccttcaatagctctgctaacagattcacaaaaatactgtcttatcggcctggcatcaatgtctgcgtggctgaccgccatcctggatcgccaaatactgtacaggcccaatatcataatcatgtcaaaaggaaccccgtcttcactctcgacgggcagaaatctaattccgaaagcatccaccggtaagtcttttttaatcgtgcgttggagaatgtcccaaaagaaaagggcttcccaacaatctaagaaaacatgttcgatagtttccggcTTCCGGCATATGAAACAATGATTTCCCCAAGGCACAAAGAAACCCTTCGCTTCCAAATACGTCTTGACTTCAAGAGTGTTCGTATGGAGCTTAAAGAAGAAACTTTTAACTCCGCCTGGTACAGTCATTCTTTTCACACGTTTTAGAACTGACTGCCATGGACCTGCACAGTACAACGACCTGTACAACGGTACCGGAAGAAAGACCTCACACAGGTCCTTATAAAGTTTCTTTCGCGACACCACTGACAAATATTCAAACGAAAATCGCACTTGCAAGACGCGACATGCCATGTACACCTCTTTAAGGAAGCCAAAAATGCTCCCTTGCATACTCTCCGAACTAACAACCAAATTTGGCAAAACCCTGCCCAACCTAACCTGACACACAGTTCGCAAAAAGGGGTCATTCGTGTCACGAAAAAACATAAATCGGTTAACCAACTGGCGCAGATATAGATGGGCCAAACCTAGTCCTCCAGAGCGGACGCGGTGAAACAGATTGGTGCGTCGTGTCCGCTCCCAAGTGCTTCCCCACACAAAAACCGCAAATACACGGTGCAGCTTCTGCACATTGACGCGAGAACAATGAATTGCTTGCAAGACATACCACAGCTTGGTTACAAAAAAAAGGTTACAAATTGTGGCACGCGCGAAAATAGACCAGCTGAAGCCTTTGAGCCTGTCGGCCttctcacgcatttcagcaaCTTGGCATTTCCAATATGGCTCACTGTCGCGATAATTCTCCAGCGGcactcctaaatattttactgggGTTGCTGTCCAAGTCATGTTTGCGAAATTCGTTGGGGTTAAGGGCCAGTCGCCGTGCCAGAACCCCAAACACTTAGCCCAGTTCACAGCACTCCCGCTCACAGAACAAAAGTCTTTCACAATTTGAACCACAACACGAACGCTTTCGTAGTCAGCACAGAAtacggcaatgtcatcagcatacgcgAGAATGCGGACCTCCGCCGCATGCAAACGAAAACCATGAACGCTGTTGCTTTCAATAACGCTCAAACAAAAAGGTTCAatatacaaacaaaaaagcaatggtgACAGGGGGCAACCCTGACGCACAGAGCGTTGCACTTGGATGCGCGCTCCCACCCCCTTATTTACTAACAACCGCGTCGTGCATCCTCTGTACGCCATGGCTACGCCTTGGCAGATTACTGATCCGACATTAACGTGCTCTAAAACAGAGAACAAGAGGTCATGCGGCACCCTGTCGAAGGCTTTCTCTAGATCGAGCTGGAGCATTGCGATGCTTTCATGCAAAGCGTCGCAACACTCGAGCACGGACCGGGCTGTGTGTATGTTGGTATATATGGTGCGACCTTTGATACCACAGGTCTGATGTGGTCCCACTAATTCTTGCATCACGGCTTGGAGTCTTTTAGCCAGAATTTTCATGAAGATCTTGTAGTCTACATTAGTCAGGGATATGGGTCGGTAAGCGGTAACCTGTCGCAGTCTAGCTTCATCTTCGCTTTTTGGTATTAAAATTGTATGGGATgttaaaaatgaaggaggaagcaTATCCTTGTCATAAGCCTCATTAAACAGTGTAGCCAAAACCGGTGCTAAATCATCTTTGAATGCCTTATAAAGCGGTGCTACTAGCCCGTCTGGTCCTGGGGACTTTCCCGGGTTGAGGTCTTCTATGGCTTTCCGCACTTCTTCTGTTGAAATGGGCAGTTCTAGCCGCTCTTTCGTATCATCACTAAGCCGCGGCATTAAAGAGAGGAAACGGGTCTTGAAGTCTTCGGTTCTTACTTTGGTGTAACCAAAGAGCCCGCTGTAGTATTCATAAAAGGCCCTTTCTATATTTCCTTTGTCTACGAAGATTACACCGTTCCACTCTATTTTTGGTATGTCATTCTTGCGGGCGTGCCTTTTTTCCAAGCCGAAAGCACGTTTTGTGGGCATTTCGCCCGCTATCAGCCGCTGTGCCCTCGCCCTCACGATCGCTCCTCGATATCGCTCCGTATCTATTGCCTCTAGTTTCTGCTTGACGGTGCGCATTTCTTCGGTGCAAGTGCCTGGCTGCTTTCCTTCTTGCATTATCAAAAACTTTAGGTCATCTCTCAGCATGTTTTCCTGCAGCCTTTGCTTTTGCTTTATAGCGCACGATCGTTCAATTGCCATCATTTTCATTGCCTGCTTAAATTTTTCCCACTTCGCTCCCAGAAGTTCGTTGTCCGCCATTGGCAGTTCGTGTATCGCCGACGTAACGCGATCCACGAAGATATCATCGTTTAGAAGCTTCTCATTAAGTTTCCAGTTTTCCCACACAAATTTGCttttcgttccttttcttttacctACATGGAAGACAACAAGACAATGGTCACTGAACGGCACTGGTTGTACGCTGTATTCGCCGCAGTACGGTATCAGTTCAACAGATACGTACGCCCGATCCAGACGCGCGTGACTCGTTCCTTGGAAATGGGTAAACCGAACGCCAGAACCACATCCGAGACAATCACCAACATCCTCTAGATGACAGCGATCAATTATGTCACTTAAACAGGCAGTACTCGCATCTCGGTAGGGCGTCGCACTGGTTTTGTCGCGTGCCATGCTTACGCAGTTGAAATCGCCAAGTAAGACAAGCAGACGGTCTGTGTCACAATGGTTGCCGACTGTCTCAAAAAGGTTTCGCCTCTCTTCCGTGTTAGTGTGCGCGTAAATACAGATAATACGCAATTCCAAACCAGCAAGTGTGATGTCACAGACAATCCATCGACCGAAAACGCAAGTCTCAACTCTTTCCACAATCGCTCCCAGAGACTGGCGAATCAACAGCATGCAACCTGCCGAGGTACCCACGGCATGAGACACGCAAACATCATACCGACTACTGAACGAGAGCACCATTCTGTCGGTCTGGTCTTGACTCTCGATTTTGGTCTCTTGTATCGCTACAATATCCAATTCCTGCTCAGTCACGAGTCTCAGCAGCTGATTTTGCCTCCTCCTGGATGAAAGACCCCTGACATTAAGCGTGGCTACCACGAGGTGTCTTTCAAATGCCGCCATCGTTAAGCAAGACCAGGCCGCCAGTACGGCGCTTACCTTCATGCGCACAACGCCGCGCCGTGTAGTGCCGTCCCTCCATTATTAGGTCTTCGGGTTGTCGTCGCGAGGAAGCGACGACGATCGTTGCCCGCTGGTGACACGCTGCTTTTTCCCTTCGCCTACGCCCCACTGGCGTTCTAGGAGACGCAGTCGTTGCTCCTGGCTCATTGCACTGACATCGTCGTGGCGCCGTTTCGCAGCCGCAGGGTCAGACTCCATGGGTTCCTCGTTGCTTTTTTCAGAAGGGCGTGGAATATCTTGCGGTGAATTGGTATCCATGCTCGTGGTTGCCGACTTGGGGGTGCTGGGCGCTGACTCACGAGTCCCTGGCATGGCGCCTTCCTTTTCATCGCTCAGCGCTGCGGCCGTTGGGCTCTCGACCACTGGGTTGGAGGCAGCTTGCTCAGCTTCATCCTCGTCCATGTGCAGCTCACTATTATCGCCGAATGTTCCTCGAGTCGCGGCGCGGGCGTATGACTTCGTGCATTCAGCCTCTTCATGCCCGAAGGCGTGGCACTCGCTGCACTTGGGCACCTTGCAGTCCCGCCTAATGTGGCCTGTGTTGCGGCAGCGGAGACATATCGGCGCACGCCCGGGCACGACGACTAATACTGTACCGTTCCCGATACGCAGCTGATGGGGTATGCGCTCGAGGCTTGCACCTTCTCGAAGAACCAGCCGCACAACACGAGTAGTCGAGTCGGCGTTTTCAAACCCGCCGGTCTTCCATCTATCGCTCGAAACTTCTTTCACTTCGCCGTACTCGGCGAACGCCCGCCTCAGAGTTTCGTTGCTGACGTTGAAGGCACACCAATGCACCTTCAGCCGCACTTCCTGCCTTTCAGGGTCAAAGACAACGCAAGTCTTCCCTTTAACAACAATATGCCCGATGTCGAGCAACTTTTTCTTGGCTTCTTCACTACGGAAGTTGACTAACCAGACGTGCGACATCTGGTACGCTCCGATACCGCCCACCTGTTCAATGACGCCGGCTTCTTTCATCGGCTGGCGGAAATCTTCTATCCTGTAAGGCCTTCCAGCGGTGTCGCAGTGAAGAACAACCATTGTTTTCAGTCCTTCTCCggttggcagcggcggcagtacaATCCTGTAATCTTTCAGGCCGTCCAAAAACGATGTTCCGCGGCCAGAATCGGCCGTTATCACAGCTCGCGAAGAGCCAGCCATCCTGCGTCCTTTCACGACCGTGGCCGGAAGCAGAAAtgatgagcaaccacggcgggtgtcaacCTTTCTGTACACGTTACCCATAAAGTGGCCCCTATTTGTTGTATACATGAAGACCTCCGCCGTTGTTCTTTCTTTAAGTAAAGCGGCGAACCTCCTTAAGGGTTTAATATAACGCCTCTAAATGGagggagaaggaaagaaaaaaattactaatTATTATTTAACTCTTACTCGCCAGACAGACTTCAGAATTGCTCTGCATGTTGCTCCTAACGTTCCTCACATTTGCTTAAGATATAAACTTGGCGAGTGTTAAAGTTCTTCTTCGGAAAACCGTGAGCGCTAGCATGTAACCTTTGCGAGTGCTTCTAGTACTTCGGTGTAAAACTTTGAGTTTCATTCCAGCGGTGGCGCGGAATGAATGTGGTCGTCGTACAAAAGAGAACGTATCGAAGCCATTGTAGCGCAAAGCAACACAGGCAGAAAAAGGACAGGAGATCACGGGCGCTAATCCTATCCTCTTCTTTGTTCGTGCCACTTTGCGATGCAATGATTTCAATACATAtcagccaactcgcccaagaagttTTACTAAACATAAAATGCTCCGCGTTTGGAACTTTAACACCGCCAATCTGAACACGATAAATCTGAAACACTGCGCTGATGCTATGCAGGTACCGGCATGCACAGGAACGCTAACAGCGCTTGAGTGTCACCACAAAATTACATTTATTATGGCAACTGCTTTATCCATGGATCTACCCAGCAAACCCCAGTTGGTCTATTGTGGTAGGCATCACGTGATCGTACGTGACGCGCAATGTGGAGGCATTCCGGCATAGCGTTCAATTACTAAATATACGGACAATCGCTCTTGAACATCAGgaaccgaattcacaaagctttattGTTCGTAAGTATTCTTCGCCGCCAGCTAACCGCCTTTGCTAATAATAACATCAGTATCAGGATAGACTGAGACTtcctcttacgaacagttttgtCATGAGAGCTTTTTGTGAGCACTGGCGCAGATGACTGTATCAGGAAGGAATGGTGTATTGGGAACTTGGGAATTCAGATTGGTGTAAGTTAGTACTTGCAGGAACCCGCACTGCAGTGGTTTTCTCAAGATATAACGCTTATTGTAGCGTTCTTACTCCCGCATTTTAGAAGGTTTCTTCACTCATGACTCTACCTTGACTCGATAATGTAGATATGATAGCCCCCTTCCACAGAAGTGGCACGCGCTTCATGATCATTCACGGCAATTCTTTATATCTTTAGCGTCTTCGTCAGTCGAGGGGCGGAGCTGCGCTCAAGTAGGTCGAGTGGAAGAAGAGCTTTGAGTCGAGGGTCGTTTGAGAATACAGGGGTCAGTCTGCTTCCACCACTTTGATGTGCCGTCTGCTGTCTAGCTCCTGAAACGTCGCTTTCTCTTCACCTTCGTTATtgagcggaaaaaaaagaaagcattcacCACAGCAAGTGCTACGGGATTCCGAACCCATGTCTCCGCCTCGATATGCGTTTCAAGATCGGAGCAATTACCAGTGTGCTAACGCACAATTTTGTCACGCTGCTGCTGCCTGCTATCTAGCCCTCAAAACGTCGCTCTCGCTCACGAAACAATCGCACACGCCCAAGGTCACCAAATGCAACACAAAAGAGCTGTGCGTTGCCCCCGCGAAGGCGTCAGTCACAACTATATATGAAACCTCTTACAGAGTCTCCTTTGCTGTTAAGACATGCATGCCACCTAACAGATCTTTACCAGCTGTCGAGCTAGAATTAGAACGGAATTGATACCAGAAGGTGCCAATGATTACAACAAGGGACTTTAATGTCGTTAATCCATATACTCAAATGTCTCATTTACGG encodes the following:
- the LOC142578767 gene encoding uncharacterized protein LOC142578767; protein product: MAGSSRAVITADSGRGTSFLDGLKDYRIVLPPLPTGEGLKTMVVLHCDTAGRPYRIEDFRQPMKEAGVIEQVGGIGAYQMSHVWLVNFRSEEAKKKLLDIGHIVVKGKTCVVFDPERQEVRLKVHWCAFNVSNETLRRAFAEYGEVKEVSSDRWKTGGFENADSTTRVVRLVLREGASLERIPHQLRIGNGTVLVVVPGRAPICLRCRNTGHIRRDCKVPKCSECHAFGHEEAECTKSYARAATRGTFGDNSELHMDEDEAEQAASNPVVESPTAAALSDEKEGAMPGTRESAPSTPKSATTSMDTNSPQDIPRPSEKSNEEPMESDPAAAKRRHDDVSAMSQEQRLRLLERQWGVGEGKKQRVTSGQRSSSLPRDDNPKT